A genome region from Acinetobacter lwoffii includes the following:
- a CDS encoding HPF/RaiA family ribosome-associated protein yields the protein MNIELRTDNHIQNSDRLITYVREELNQEFQRHSERITHFSVHLSDENGAKGGDDDIRCMIEARPAGLKPVVVNHRGHNVDTAIHGAIDRLKRSLEHVIEKKDNVRPGALDLAGTDTADIEE from the coding sequence ATGAATATTGAACTTCGTACCGATAACCACATTCAGAATAGTGATCGTTTAATTACTTATGTACGGGAAGAATTAAATCAAGAATTCCAGCGCCACAGCGAGCGTATTACCCATTTTTCAGTCCATCTCAGTGATGAAAATGGCGCCAAAGGCGGCGATGACGATATTCGCTGTATGATTGAAGCGCGTCCTGCAGGCTTGAAACCTGTCGTAGTCAATCATCGTGGCCATAATGTCGATACTGCGATCCATGGTGCAATTGACCGACTGAAACGTAGTCTGGAACATGTGATCGAGAAAAAAGACAATGTTCGTCCAGGTGCTCTTGACCTAGCAGGCACAGATACTGCGGATATCGAAGAGTAA
- a CDS encoding DUF2147 domain-containing protein, with protein sequence MKKIALTLGLLGLSALANAADPLNGTVWKTIDDKTKQPKAMVKFTEQKNGTLSASIQSVLTPGEENACKKCEGPYHNKSLKGLTIVKGLKNAGGTSYDSGSILDPQSGKTYKLKGQLADGGKKLELRGFIGVAALGRNQTWIRAN encoded by the coding sequence ATGAAAAAAATAGCGCTTACGTTAGGACTACTAGGCTTATCTGCACTGGCTAATGCCGCGGATCCTTTAAATGGCACGGTATGGAAAACCATTGATGATAAAACCAAGCAGCCTAAGGCCATGGTTAAATTCACTGAACAAAAGAACGGCACTTTGTCAGCCAGTATTCAGTCTGTGTTAACTCCAGGTGAAGAAAATGCCTGCAAGAAATGTGAAGGTCCATATCACAACAAATCTCTGAAAGGCCTGACCATTGTTAAAGGTCTAAAAAATGCTGGCGGGACTAGCTATGACAGCGGTTCGATCCTGGATCCGCAATCCGGTAAAACCTATAAGTTGAAAGGCCAGCTGGCAGACGGTGGCAAGAAACTTGAGCTACGTGGTTTCATCGGCGTAGCGGCATTGGGTCGTAACCAGACCTGGATTCGTGCCAACTAA
- the dsbD gene encoding protein-disulfide reductase DsbD has translation MKYSQFPTWGKMLAPVILGSTLFSSPAQAETALLSAEQAFPVSVISTSQQQAELSWQIPDNYYLYQHKIEVRQGNQPVTFELPPAEDLYDDNYGHTQVYYQQLKFQIPTQAGRSYQVSWQGCAKDRICYPPQTIQFKTDLSGLVQFEAAGSGTKRLLDLNTSSLQHNTLFNTADSSESTADEISASANTQTEPYAAQDQKWSAQLLERSLGYGLLLFFGLGILLAFTPCSLPMLPILTSLIVRDSKGLKAWMIALTFVSSMAAVYAVLGLIASSAGLNFQRWLQQPGTLIAFSVLFVLFALNLFGLFEIKLPQRLVHRLDRAQAMQQGGSLVSAGVMGMISALLVGPCMTAPLAGALLFISQTQSQWQGALLLFTLGFGMGTPLLLASILGARILPKAGHWMNQIKVLFAFIMLALALYFIRPLISEAALQWLSLALGMTFVAYVLFRIFWHRTGLRWLYILCLVLAVPYIAYSQYQHSQRFFVEQASTEAKWHVARSAAEFQQILAKAPQGQKIIIDVYADWCVACQPIEHRILKSAAVQQALAPYFLIKLDLSQYNASHQALLNQWKILGPPTYLFLNAQQQEIRGLRLTGAFSEVELLAQLQALAQSENP, from the coding sequence ATGAAATACTCGCAGTTCCCGACCTGGGGGAAAATGCTTGCCCCGGTTATTTTGGGAAGCACCTTGTTCAGCAGTCCTGCTCAGGCGGAAACTGCATTGTTGTCTGCCGAGCAGGCTTTTCCTGTGAGTGTGATCTCAACCAGTCAACAGCAGGCTGAACTGAGCTGGCAGATTCCGGACAACTATTATCTGTATCAGCATAAAATTGAAGTCCGGCAGGGCAACCAGCCGGTGACGTTTGAGTTGCCACCCGCTGAAGATTTATATGATGACAACTATGGGCATACCCAGGTTTATTATCAGCAGTTAAAGTTTCAGATCCCGACTCAGGCGGGGCGATCCTATCAGGTCAGCTGGCAGGGTTGTGCCAAAGACCGGATCTGTTATCCGCCACAAACCATTCAGTTCAAGACCGATTTGTCCGGTCTGGTGCAATTTGAAGCTGCCGGATCAGGAACAAAGCGTTTACTTGATCTGAATACTTCATCACTGCAACACAATACCCTGTTTAATACAGCAGATTCTTCAGAATCTACAGCAGATGAAATCTCTGCATCAGCCAACACACAAACCGAACCCTATGCAGCACAAGACCAGAAATGGTCAGCTCAACTGCTTGAACGCTCTTTGGGCTATGGGCTTTTGCTGTTTTTCGGCCTGGGAATTTTACTGGCGTTTACGCCGTGTTCCTTGCCGATGCTGCCGATTCTGACCTCACTGATTGTACGTGACAGTAAAGGCCTGAAAGCCTGGATGATTGCACTGACTTTTGTCAGCAGTATGGCTGCTGTCTATGCAGTACTTGGCCTAATTGCATCTTCGGCCGGCCTGAATTTTCAGCGCTGGTTGCAGCAACCTGGGACTTTAATTGCTTTTAGTGTGCTATTTGTCCTGTTTGCCCTGAATCTGTTTGGCCTGTTTGAAATCAAACTGCCGCAACGTCTGGTTCATCGTCTGGACCGGGCACAAGCCATGCAGCAGGGAGGTAGTCTGGTCAGTGCGGGCGTTATGGGCATGATTTCGGCGCTTCTGGTAGGACCATGCATGACCGCACCACTGGCAGGTGCATTGTTGTTTATTTCCCAGACACAAAGTCAGTGGCAGGGGGCTCTGTTGCTGTTTACTCTGGGTTTTGGGATGGGCACGCCTTTATTGCTGGCCAGTATTCTGGGGGCACGGATTCTGCCTAAAGCTGGGCACTGGATGAATCAGATCAAAGTGCTCTTTGCCTTTATCATGCTGGCACTGGCGCTGTATTTTATTCGCCCACTCATTTCAGAAGCGGCTTTACAATGGTTATCCTTAGCTTTGGGTATGACCTTCGTGGCTTATGTGCTGTTCCGGATTTTCTGGCATCGTACCGGTTTGAGATGGCTATATATCCTGTGTCTAGTACTGGCCGTGCCTTATATTGCTTATAGTCAATATCAGCACAGTCAGCGTTTTTTTGTGGAGCAGGCGAGTACAGAAGCCAAGTGGCATGTAGCACGCAGTGCAGCAGAATTTCAGCAGATTTTGGCCAAGGCACCGCAAGGGCAAAAGATCATTATTGATGTCTACGCCGACTGGTGTGTCGCCTGTCAGCCGATCGAACATCGTATTTTAAAATCTGCAGCGGTGCAGCAGGCTCTGGCGCCATATTTCCTGATCAAGCTGGATTTAAGCCAATATAATGCCTCTCATCAAGCGCTGTTAAACCAATGGAAAATTCTCGGGCCGCCAACGTATTTATTTTTGAATGCACAGCAGCAGGAAATTCGTGGCTTGCGTTTGACCGGTGCCTTTAGCGAGGTAGAATTGCTGGCACAACTGCAAGCGTTGGCTCAAAGTGAAAATCCATAA
- a CDS encoding ankyrin repeat domain-containing protein, whose amino-acid sequence MLTAQQQLFVQALEELNLDQVKQLLADGLNPNFIDHDKGPVISVWSDGLFKWWEEVCELYEDGTPLSEDEKQARLAVHLQILEELIQAKVNLHLWDAEEIYGPLWDAASAACAPAVQRLLDEKVDPNSKDEDGMTILSSISDLFFDCDFDEINWSEALDEEKQTLELLRKHGAKMTKELS is encoded by the coding sequence ATGTTAACTGCGCAACAACAGCTTTTTGTGCAAGCACTCGAAGAATTAAATCTGGACCAGGTCAAACAGCTGCTGGCAGATGGACTCAACCCGAATTTTATTGATCATGACAAAGGCCCGGTGATTTCGGTCTGGTCAGATGGCCTGTTTAAATGGTGGGAAGAAGTGTGTGAGCTGTATGAAGACGGAACACCACTTTCAGAAGATGAGAAACAGGCACGTTTGGCGGTACATTTACAGATTCTGGAAGAACTGATCCAGGCCAAAGTGAATCTGCATCTGTGGGATGCAGAAGAAATTTATGGCCCGCTCTGGGATGCCGCGAGTGCCGCATGTGCACCGGCTGTACAGCGTTTACTGGATGAAAAAGTCGATCCAAATAGCAAAGATGAAGATGGCATGACGATTTTATCTTCAATTAGTGATCTATTCTTTGATTGTGATTTTGATGAAATTAACTGGTCAGAAGCCTTGGATGAAGAAAAACAGACGCTAGAACTGCTTCGCAAGCATGGCGCAAAAATGACCAAAGAACTCAGTTAA
- the pyrE gene encoding orotate phosphoribosyltransferase translates to MSTPAQFNPQAFIELALSRGVLKFGEFTLKSGRVSPYFFNAGLLNDGEALTLLASGYAAKLTECDHVEVIFGPAYKGIPFVAATAVALSQNHGVSVPWGFNRKEAKDHGEGGVLVGASVEGKKVWIIDDVITAGTAIREVVTILKNAGAQIAGVLVALDRQEKGQGDLSAIQEVQQELEIPVHALITMKDLMDYLEAKGDLEALAKMEDYRVKYGI, encoded by the coding sequence ATGTCAACGCCAGCTCAGTTTAACCCGCAAGCTTTTATCGAACTCGCATTATCACGCGGTGTGCTTAAATTTGGTGAGTTTACTTTAAAATCGGGACGTGTGAGTCCCTATTTTTTTAATGCGGGTCTGTTAAATGATGGTGAAGCCTTGACACTGCTGGCTTCTGGCTATGCTGCAAAACTGACTGAATGTGACCATGTTGAAGTGATTTTTGGCCCTGCCTATAAAGGTATCCCTTTTGTAGCAGCGACCGCGGTGGCTCTGTCGCAAAATCATGGCGTGAGTGTGCCGTGGGGTTTTAATCGCAAAGAAGCCAAAGATCATGGCGAGGGTGGCGTATTGGTTGGTGCTTCTGTAGAAGGTAAAAAAGTCTGGATCATTGATGACGTAATTACGGCAGGCACAGCGATTCGTGAAGTCGTGACCATCCTGAAAAATGCCGGTGCCCAAATTGCCGGTGTACTTGTGGCGCTTGATCGTCAGGAGAAAGGTCAGGGTGATTTATCTGCCATTCAGGAAGTGCAGCAAGAGCTTGAGATTCCTGTACATGCCTTAATTACCATGAAAGATTTAATGGACTATCTGGAAGCGAAAGGCGACCTAGAAGCTTTGGCGAAAATGGAAGATTACCGTGTTAAATACGGGATCTAA
- a CDS encoding FMN-dependent NADH-azoreductase: MKVLQIDSSILGDASISRQLTQAVVEQLQQKYAEAIEVEYLDLAAQPIPHLTAEILMGQNAEQTALGEEILEQYLQADVVVIGAAMYNFGLPSTLKAWIDRICVAGRTFKYTEQGPVGLAGNKKVYIASSRGGVYGEQSPADFQEAFLKTVFNFTGVNDIEVIRAEGVNMGEAVKAQALQTALQQVQAI, from the coding sequence ATGAAAGTTTTACAGATTGATTCCAGTATTTTAGGAGATGCTTCTATTTCGCGTCAGTTAACTCAGGCCGTGGTGGAACAATTGCAGCAAAAATATGCTGAGGCCATTGAGGTTGAATATCTGGATCTGGCAGCACAGCCTATTCCCCATCTTACCGCCGAAATTTTAATGGGCCAGAATGCAGAACAGACGGCATTGGGCGAGGAAATTTTAGAACAATATTTGCAGGCGGATGTCGTGGTGATTGGTGCAGCGATGTATAACTTCGGTTTGCCATCGACCCTGAAAGCCTGGATTGACCGGATCTGTGTCGCGGGACGCACCTTTAAATATACCGAACAAGGTCCTGTGGGTCTGGCGGGCAATAAAAAAGTGTATATCGCCAGCAGCCGTGGTGGTGTGTATGGTGAGCAAAGCCCGGCTGATTTTCAGGAGGCTTTCTTGAAAACCGTATTTAACTTTACTGGCGTGAATGATATTGAAGTGATTCGTGCTGAAGGGGTGAACATGGGAGAAGCGGTTAAAGCCCAAGCGCTACAAACTGCATTGCAGCAGGTTCAGGCCATTTAA
- a CDS encoding exodeoxyribonuclease III, translating into MIPKSSYSGDQKILRVVSINVNGLRSSVTKGLLEWMEQSDADVICIQESRITHAQWTDKFKPEGWYTHLFPAERPGYAGTAIYSRLPFVSLTDGLGFELADSQGRFIAAEFDLGLEQTVQICSLYLPSGSSGDEAQARKDHFLEEYAKILKQWRDENKSVIVCGDYNIVHKRIDIKNWSGNQKASGCLPHERAWLDHIYDELGYVDTFREVRKEAELYSWWSNRGQARAKNVGWRIDYHACSPDWKERTVNAWVYKEQWFSDHAPVIIDYKL; encoded by the coding sequence ATGATACCAAAGAGTAGCTATTCAGGTGATCAAAAAATTCTTCGCGTCGTTTCAATTAATGTCAACGGCTTACGCTCATCTGTCACCAAAGGTCTATTGGAATGGATGGAACAGTCGGATGCCGACGTGATTTGCATACAGGAAAGCCGGATCACGCATGCGCAGTGGACGGACAAATTCAAGCCTGAAGGCTGGTACACGCACCTGTTTCCTGCCGAGCGTCCGGGTTATGCCGGTACGGCCATTTATAGCCGTCTGCCTTTTGTGTCTTTAACTGATGGCCTGGGTTTTGAACTGGCCGATTCACAAGGCCGTTTTATTGCCGCTGAATTTGACTTGGGTCTAGAACAAACCGTACAGATCTGTTCCCTGTACCTACCTTCCGGCTCATCAGGCGATGAAGCACAAGCGCGTAAAGATCACTTTCTGGAAGAATACGCAAAAATTCTGAAACAGTGGCGCGATGAAAATAAATCGGTGATTGTCTGCGGTGACTATAATATCGTGCATAAACGTATTGATATTAAAAACTGGTCGGGCAACCAGAAAGCCTCGGGCTGTTTACCGCATGAACGTGCCTGGCTAGATCATATCTACGATGAGCTTGGTTATGTCGATACTTTCCGTGAAGTCCGCAAAGAAGCCGAATTATACTCCTGGTGGTCAAACCGTGGACAAGCACGCGCCAAGAACGTTGGTTGGCGGATTGATTATCATGCCTGTTCTCCGGACTGGAAAGAGCGCACTGTTAATGCCTGGGTCTATAAAGAACAATGGTTTAGCGACCATGCCCCAGTGATTATCGATTATAAATTATAA
- a CDS encoding transporter — protein MTTLKTLGLIALAGCSAQLFAADFEFDRPGEGLSTGITPVGNVAWEQGLPTARYSKSGDQTATTLSADMLLRTGLSDDLELRLGWAGPTWIQVKSNGQTEEDDGLGDVSIGLKKAIDLDDDKLSMALLAEAIIATGNAGFTNEEDIYSLGSVVSYQYNDLVSTALTMRYEWQDSNWAVSAIPSLGYRITDRWSGYSELIYRKAESVDNEYALGTGVMYALNDRVQLDANVGVDLDGADRSYFSGLGFSVLF, from the coding sequence ATGACAACATTAAAAACCTTGGGTTTGATTGCACTGGCCGGTTGTAGTGCACAGCTTTTCGCAGCAGATTTTGAATTTGATCGACCAGGTGAAGGTCTGAGTACTGGAATTACTCCAGTCGGAAATGTCGCTTGGGAGCAAGGCTTGCCTACAGCGCGTTATAGCAAGTCGGGCGATCAGACCGCGACCACACTCAGTGCAGATATGTTGTTACGTACCGGACTCAGTGATGATCTGGAATTGCGTTTAGGTTGGGCTGGCCCGACCTGGATACAAGTGAAATCCAATGGCCAGACCGAAGAAGATGATGGTCTGGGCGATGTCAGTATTGGTTTGAAAAAGGCCATTGATCTGGATGATGACAAACTCAGTATGGCTTTGCTGGCCGAAGCCATCATTGCAACAGGCAATGCCGGTTTCACCAATGAAGAAGATATTTACAGCCTAGGTTCTGTCGTGTCGTATCAATATAATGACTTGGTCAGTACCGCATTGACCATGCGTTATGAATGGCAGGACAGCAACTGGGCAGTGTCTGCGATTCCTTCTCTAGGCTACCGCATTACTGATCGCTGGTCAGGTTATTCTGAACTGATTTACCGTAAAGCTGAAAGTGTGGATAATGAATACGCGCTTGGTACCGGGGTCATGTATGCCTTAAATGATCGTGTCCAATTAGATGCGAATGTCGGTGTGGATCTGGATGGTGCAGATCGAAGTTACTTCTCAGGCCTAGGTTTCTCTGTGCTGTTCTAA
- a CDS encoding GGDEF domain-containing protein, which translates to MKRISPVLEKVLRHRIKKYLVEDEVVMNWRILKKCILMLTLGCGVHLTWLGWDIFVLLNPEYWQYVHLERVYTQITLNSSFLVILFLLIFPCYKFQGNRLVERYLPYLAVGTFVVSLCRDAYIVGVISPVATTAYVCLIMVGLVLFHRTLVYSMLIPASIFLGGCAYLSFSHQLPYSPLFNIDDKLFYNGFWLLSMLYFILPILAVCMVLFEILLSQWRHREQLIKQLSQIDPLTNLFNRRSINQCLDKLNAAATPNYALVLLDLDHFKKINDHYGHHKGDETLVEVSAVLNQQLRESDVVGRFGGEEFILVLKNTSLEKAEQVAERCRIAIQQLQIFSDEGELIPVTASFGIAISSAELRPQQLLSQADQALYQAKAGGRNLVKAYAEPVPAQMQVS; encoded by the coding sequence ATGAAGCGAATATCGCCTGTATTAGAAAAAGTGCTAAGACACAGAATCAAGAAATATCTGGTCGAAGATGAAGTCGTGATGAACTGGCGCATCCTGAAGAAATGCATCCTGATGCTGACCTTGGGATGCGGAGTACATCTGACCTGGCTCGGCTGGGATATTTTCGTGTTATTAAATCCCGAATATTGGCAATATGTTCATCTAGAACGGGTCTATACACAAATTACTCTGAACAGCAGCTTTCTGGTAATTCTATTTCTCCTGATTTTTCCCTGTTATAAATTTCAGGGGAATCGTCTGGTGGAACGTTATCTGCCCTATCTGGCAGTCGGTACCTTTGTGGTTTCGCTGTGCCGGGATGCCTATATTGTCGGCGTGATCAGTCCGGTCGCTACCACCGCTTACGTCTGCTTAATTATGGTCGGTCTGGTACTGTTTCATCGCACGCTGGTCTATAGCATGCTGATTCCTGCCTCCATTTTTCTGGGCGGATGCGCCTATTTAAGTTTCAGTCATCAATTGCCTTATTCACCGCTATTTAATATCGATGACAAGCTTTTCTATAATGGTTTCTGGCTGTTATCGATGCTGTATTTCATTTTGCCAATTCTGGCCGTCTGCATGGTGTTATTCGAGATTCTGCTCAGTCAATGGCGTCATCGCGAGCAGCTGATCAAACAACTGAGCCAGATTGATCCACTCACCAACCTGTTTAACCGCCGTAGCATCAACCAATGTCTGGATAAACTGAATGCTGCAGCCACTCCCAATTATGCTTTAGTATTATTAGATCTGGATCATTTCAAAAAAATTAATGATCACTATGGCCATCATAAGGGTGATGAAACCTTAGTCGAAGTGAGTGCTGTGCTGAACCAGCAATTGCGCGAAAGTGATGTGGTCGGCCGTTTTGGCGGGGAAGAATTTATTTTGGTGCTTAAAAATACCAGTCTGGAAAAAGCCGAGCAAGTGGCTGAGCGCTGCCGCATCGCCATTCAGCAATTGCAGATTTTCAGTGATGAGGGTGAACTGATTCCAGTCACCGCCAGTTTCGGGATTGCCATTTCTAGCGCGGAATTACGCCCGCAACAATTATTGAGTCAGGCCGATCAGGCGCTCTATCAGGCCAAAGCCGGCGGACGTAATCTGGTCAAAGCCTATGCTGAACCGGTGCCAGCACAGATGCAGGTTTCTTAA
- a CDS encoding Spx/MgsR family RNA polymerase-binding regulatory protein yields the protein MLKIYGIKNCTSMKKAFDLLTEQGLSYEFHDYKKQGIDAETIKTWLDALGQDVVLNKKGTTWRKLSEEEQQTALSSENALINALTTHTSLIKRPILATSTGFIAGFNETVYRGLDR from the coding sequence ATGTTAAAAATTTACGGAATTAAAAATTGCACTTCGATGAAGAAAGCCTTTGATCTACTGACTGAGCAAGGTCTGAGTTATGAATTTCATGATTATAAAAAACAGGGCATCGATGCTGAAACCATCAAAACCTGGCTGGATGCCTTGGGTCAGGACGTGGTCCTGAATAAGAAAGGCACCACCTGGCGTAAACTCAGTGAAGAAGAGCAACAAACCGCCCTGTCGAGTGAAAATGCCTTAATTAATGCATTAACCACCCATACCAGTTTAATCAAACGTCCAATACTGGCAACCTCTACAGGATTTATTGCCGGTTTTAATGAAACGGTTTATCGTGGCTTAGACCGCTAA
- a CDS encoding cold-shock protein, with translation MSTTVTGTVKWFNETKGFGFIQQESGPDVFAHFKEISSSGFKTLFEGQRVSFSVVDGQKGPNAINIVAL, from the coding sequence ATGTCTACTACAGTTACCGGTACAGTAAAATGGTTTAACGAAACTAAAGGTTTTGGTTTTATTCAACAAGAATCAGGTCCTGACGTTTTTGCACACTTTAAAGAAATCAGCAGTTCTGGTTTCAAAACTTTGTTTGAAGGTCAGCGCGTTTCTTTTAGCGTGGTTGATGGTCAAAAAGGTCCAAATGCGATCAATATCGTTGCGCTATAA
- a CDS encoding IS4-like element ISAbe18 family transposase, with protein MSHQNTVFHELIKPVVRQDFEQLAKVHHVGQKFRAASRWDQFIAILMSQFSCRQSLRDIQSNLECQQEKLSHLGAKSIPRSTLARINEQQPAALYQQLFHKLLKYYEHSKVAHKFRFKNPLYSLDASHIDLSLSLCEWAKVHDSKASMKLSIGLNHSNDIPEFVAVENGKENDMVQGRKFQFPAGSIVVFDKGYVDYQWYANLTAQNIGFVTRFRPKSVYQVIQQHPVLESKGILKDETIQLNSAHALKRKAPVLRRIEYRDQQSGKHFSFLSNNFHLAASTIAAIYKDRWKVELFFKAIKQNLKLKAFLGRSRNAIQTQIWIAMIAYLLVSFAQHLGKTGWTVQRLLRIIQVNLFERRTLKALFSPDKIPIKQEEAQMSFLL; from the coding sequence TTGTCACATCAGAATACCGTATTTCATGAGCTAATTAAACCTGTTGTGCGACAGGATTTTGAACAACTTGCTAAAGTACACCATGTTGGACAGAAATTTAGAGCGGCTTCCCGGTGGGATCAGTTTATTGCCATATTGATGTCTCAATTCTCTTGTAGACAAAGTCTGAGAGATATTCAATCCAATTTGGAGTGCCAACAGGAAAAGCTAAGTCATCTCGGAGCAAAGTCTATTCCCCGAAGCACGCTGGCACGAATCAATGAGCAGCAGCCTGCTGCCTTGTATCAACAGCTATTTCACAAGTTGCTTAAATACTATGAACACTCAAAAGTAGCTCATAAATTTCGCTTTAAGAATCCCTTGTATTCCTTGGATGCCAGTCATATTGACCTGTCGCTTTCCTTATGTGAATGGGCCAAAGTTCACGACTCAAAAGCCAGCATGAAACTCAGCATAGGATTGAATCACAGCAATGATATTCCTGAGTTTGTTGCAGTTGAAAATGGCAAAGAAAATGACATGGTACAAGGCCGCAAATTCCAGTTTCCTGCTGGCAGCATTGTAGTTTTTGATAAAGGCTATGTCGATTACCAATGGTATGCAAATCTGACTGCTCAAAACATTGGATTTGTCACACGTTTTAGGCCTAAATCTGTGTATCAGGTGATCCAGCAACATCCAGTGCTTGAATCCAAAGGTATTCTAAAAGATGAAACCATTCAGCTGAATAGCGCACATGCCCTAAAAAGAAAAGCCCCAGTGTTAAGAAGAATTGAATATAGAGATCAGCAAAGTGGCAAGCACTTTAGCTTTCTCAGCAATAACTTTCATTTAGCCGCCTCCACCATTGCGGCGATTTATAAAGATCGTTGGAAAGTTGAGCTGTTCTTTAAGGCGATTAAGCAGAATCTCAAATTAAAAGCGTTTCTAGGCCGCAGCAGGAACGCAATTCAGACACAAATCTGGATTGCGATGATCGCCTATTTATTGGTGAGTTTCGCTCAACATTTAGGGAAAACAGGTTGGACAGTTCAACGTTTACTCAGAATAATTCAAGTGAATTTGTTTGAAAGAAGAACTTTAAAAGCTTTATTTTCACCCGATAAAATACCCATAAAACAAGAGGAAGCTCAAATGAGCTTCCTCTTGTGA
- a CDS encoding alpha/beta hydrolase, translated as MKISPLTKQLITESFLKTAIRAPSRFSLPPSSMRIALEQMCKLFPQDKTVQIRSLRLAGLRAEEIKPQQESTQLIFHIHGGAFYLGSLNTHRAFMTQIAARTQMQVLHVDYPLSPESAYPEALEALFDVYNLLLDQGVQAKDIILSGDSCGANLALALALKIQQESLPQVSGLILLSPLLDLTLTSESLRYNQKHDVLLSLETVQTGIEYYVPRSIDRGDPEVSPFFADLTGLPPIHIQVGSKEILLDDASRFKEKAEQAGVEVEFKLYTGMWHNFQMFSAWFDEAKQALTDLAEFAHRLDRD; from the coding sequence ATGAAGATAAGCCCGCTAACGAAACAATTAATTACAGAAAGCTTTTTAAAAACGGCCATTCGTGCCCCGAGCAGATTCAGTCTTCCACCGAGTTCAATGCGCATTGCTCTGGAACAGATGTGCAAACTTTTCCCTCAGGATAAAACGGTACAGATTCGCTCGCTCCGACTGGCCGGACTGCGCGCGGAAGAAATTAAGCCGCAGCAGGAATCGACCCAGCTGATTTTTCATATTCATGGCGGCGCATTTTACTTAGGTTCTTTAAATACCCATCGCGCGTTTATGACTCAAATTGCGGCTCGAACCCAGATGCAGGTACTGCATGTCGATTATCCGCTATCACCTGAATCTGCCTATCCAGAAGCATTAGAAGCCTTGTTTGATGTCTATAATCTGCTGCTGGATCAAGGTGTTCAGGCCAAAGATATTATTCTGTCCGGCGATTCTTGCGGTGCCAATCTGGCCTTGGCGCTGGCACTCAAAATACAGCAGGAAAGTCTGCCACAGGTCAGCGGTCTGATTTTGCTATCTCCACTGCTGGATTTAACGTTGACCAGTGAATCTTTACGTTATAACCAGAAGCATGACGTCCTGCTGTCTCTGGAAACAGTTCAAACTGGGATTGAATATTATGTGCCGCGTTCGATTGATCGGGGTGATCCGGAAGTTTCTCCCTTTTTCGCCGATTTAACTGGTTTGCCACCGATTCATATTCAGGTGGGTTCCAAGGAAATTCTGCTGGATGATGCTAGCCGTTTTAAAGAAAAAGCGGAGCAGGCAGGTGTCGAGGTCGAATTTAAACTGTATACCGGCATGTGGCACAACTTCCAGATGTTCAGCGCCTGGTTCGATGAAGCCAAACAGGCGCTGACCGATCTTGCAGAATTTGCCCATCGTCTGGATCGGGATTAA